From Pantoea sp. Ep11b, the proteins below share one genomic window:
- the gpsA gene encoding NAD(P)H-dependent glycerol-3-phosphate dehydrogenase produces MTTHASISVIGAGSYGTALAITLARNGNPVQLWGHNPSHLAQLQTDRCNTAFLPDVPFPDNLSPEPDLTRAIAASRDLLIVVPSHVFGDVLQQIKPHLRPDSRIVWATKGLEKETGRLLQDVARDIVGDAIPLAVISGPTFARELAAGLPTAIALAATDAQFADDLQQKLHCGKSFRVYNNPDFIGVQLGGAVKNVIAIGAGMSDGIGFGANARTALITRGLAEMSRLGAALGADPTTFMGMAGLGDLVLTCTDNQSRNRRFGMMLGQGEDVDSAQRIIGQVVEGYRNTKEVKALAARMGVEMPITEQIYQVLYCEKPARDAALSLLGRTRKDENSTG; encoded by the coding sequence ATGACCACACACGCTTCGATTAGCGTCATCGGTGCCGGCTCCTACGGCACCGCTCTGGCGATTACGCTGGCCCGTAACGGCAATCCGGTACAGTTGTGGGGACATAATCCTTCGCACCTTGCGCAACTCCAGACAGACCGCTGCAACACGGCCTTTTTGCCCGATGTTCCTTTCCCCGACAATCTCTCCCCTGAACCTGACCTGACCCGCGCCATTGCCGCCAGCCGCGACCTGTTGATCGTGGTGCCAAGTCATGTGTTTGGCGATGTGCTGCAGCAGATCAAGCCGCATCTGCGACCAGACTCCCGTATCGTCTGGGCGACCAAGGGGCTGGAAAAAGAGACCGGACGACTGCTGCAGGATGTGGCACGCGACATTGTGGGCGATGCCATCCCGCTGGCTGTGATCTCTGGCCCCACCTTTGCCAGAGAGCTGGCTGCTGGCCTGCCTACCGCGATTGCGCTGGCGGCAACAGATGCGCAGTTTGCCGACGACCTGCAGCAGAAGCTGCACTGCGGAAAAAGTTTCCGCGTCTACAATAATCCCGACTTCATCGGCGTACAGCTGGGCGGCGCGGTAAAAAACGTGATTGCCATTGGCGCCGGGATGTCCGACGGGATTGGATTTGGCGCGAATGCGCGTACCGCACTGATCACCCGTGGGCTGGCCGAAATGAGCCGTCTGGGCGCTGCGTTAGGTGCCGATCCCACCACCTTTATGGGGATGGCGGGCCTGGGCGATCTGGTGCTGACCTGCACCGATAACCAGTCGCGCAACCGTCGTTTTGGCATGATGCTGGGCCAGGGTGAGGATGTCGATAGCGCACAACGCATTATCGGACAAGTTGTAGAAGGCTACAGAAACACGAAAGAAGTCAAAGCGTTGGCTGCGCGTATGGGCGTGGAAATGCCGATTACTGAGCAGATTTATCAGGTACTGTATTGCGAAAAACCGGCGAGAGATGCAGCATTGAGCCTGCTGGGACGAACAAGGAAGGACGAAAACAGCACAGGCTAA
- the cpxP gene encoding cell-envelope stress modulator CpxP: MRTLTAVVLASAVALSGASAGAREATTIDEMHHGGLPTGSMTQNPQSHMFDGIELTEEQRQQMRDLMQQARHERPVVHIDDIAALHELVTADQFNEAAIREKAEVIARVQVKQQVELARVQNQMFQLLTPAQQARVQQNYQQRLNELRHISKLQPASSLQAVSRTSSNQ; the protein is encoded by the coding sequence ATGCGCACATTAACCGCCGTCGTCCTTGCCTCAGCGGTGGCGCTGAGTGGTGCCAGCGCAGGTGCCCGGGAGGCGACGACGATTGACGAAATGCATCATGGCGGATTGCCGACAGGCAGTATGACGCAAAATCCGCAAAGCCACATGTTCGATGGCATCGAGTTGACGGAAGAGCAGCGTCAGCAGATGCGTGACCTGATGCAACAGGCCCGGCATGAGCGCCCGGTCGTTCACATTGACGATATTGCAGCACTGCATGAATTAGTCACTGCAGACCAGTTTAACGAAGCGGCCATCCGCGAAAAGGCGGAAGTTATCGCCCGTGTTCAGGTTAAACAGCAGGTTGAGCTGGCCCGCGTACAGAATCAGATGTTTCAGCTGCTGACGCCGGCCCAGCAGGCCAGGGTTCAGCAGAATTATCAGCAGCGGCTTAACGAGCTGCGCCATATTTCGAAATTGCAGCCAGCGTCATCGCTGCAGGCAGTGAGTCGTACCAGCAGTAACCAGTAA
- the trmL gene encoding tRNA (uridine(34)/cytosine(34)/5-carboxymethylaminomethyluridine(34)-2'-O)-methyltransferase TrmL: MLNIVLFEPEIPPNTGNIIRLCANTGFQLHLIQPLGFAWDDKRLRRAGLDYHEFTAIKFHADYPAFIASESPKRLFALTTKGTPAHSAVAYQAGDYLLFGPESRGLPAAILAALPAEQKIRIPMRAESRSMNLSNAVSVVVYEAWRQLDYAGALIKD; this comes from the coding sequence ATGCTTAACATTGTCTTGTTTGAACCAGAAATTCCGCCGAATACCGGCAATATCATTCGTCTTTGCGCCAATACGGGCTTTCAGCTTCATCTGATCCAGCCGCTTGGCTTTGCGTGGGATGATAAACGCCTGCGCCGTGCGGGACTGGATTACCACGAATTTACCGCAATTAAATTTCACGCTGACTATCCGGCGTTTATCGCCTCCGAGTCACCGAAACGCCTGTTTGCGCTGACGACCAAAGGGACGCCTGCACACAGCGCTGTCGCGTATCAGGCGGGAGATTATCTGCTGTTCGGACCGGAGAGCCGCGGGCTTCCGGCGGCGATCCTGGCGGCGTTACCGGCAGAGCAGAAAATCCGGATCCCGATGAGAGCCGAAAGCCGCAGTATGAACCTGTCGAACGCCGTTTCGGTGGTGGTTTATGAAGCGTGGCGCCAGCTGGATTATGCGGGCGCGCTGATTAAAGACTAG
- the cpxA gene encoding envelope stress sensor histidine kinase CpxA, protein MIGSLTTRIFAIFWLTLALVLMLVLMVPKLDSRQMTSLLESEQRQGIMIEQHVEAELSQDPPNDLMWWRRLFRAVEKWAPPGQRLLLVTSEGRVIGAQHNEMQVIRNFIGQSDNADHPQKKKYGRVELVGPFAVRDGEDNYQLYMIRPANSSQLDFVNLLFDRPLLLLIVTMLISSPLLLWLAWSLARPARKLKYAADEVASGNLRQHPELESGPQEFLAAGSSFNQMVSALERMMTGQQRLLSDISHELRTPLTRLQLATALLRRRQGESKELGRIEMEAQRLDGMINDLLVLSRTQHKNALVSEAMKANQLWNGVLEDARFEAEQMGKKMDIPYPPGPWPLYGNPHALESALENIVRNALRYSHSHISVSFSVDISGITVHVDDDGPGVSPEDREQIFRPFYRTDEARDRESGGTGLGLAIVDTAVQQHRGWVKADDSPLGGLRLTLWLPLYSSGRQ, encoded by the coding sequence ATGATAGGAAGTCTGACCACCCGTATCTTCGCCATCTTCTGGTTAACCCTGGCGCTGGTGCTGATGCTGGTGCTCATGGTGCCCAAGCTCGATTCACGACAGATGACCTCGCTGCTGGAGAGTGAACAGCGGCAGGGCATCATGATCGAGCAGCATGTCGAAGCTGAGCTGTCGCAGGATCCCCCTAACGATCTGATGTGGTGGCGTCGTCTGTTTCGGGCCGTGGAAAAGTGGGCACCGCCAGGTCAGCGGCTGCTGTTAGTGACCAGCGAAGGTCGGGTGATCGGTGCGCAGCATAATGAAATGCAGGTGATCCGTAACTTTATCGGCCAGTCTGACAATGCCGATCATCCGCAGAAAAAGAAGTATGGCCGTGTTGAGCTGGTAGGGCCTTTCGCCGTCCGGGATGGCGAAGATAACTACCAGCTTTATATGATCCGCCCGGCCAACAGTTCTCAGCTCGATTTCGTCAATCTGCTGTTTGACCGTCCCCTTCTGCTGCTGATCGTTACCATGCTGATCAGCTCGCCGCTGCTGCTGTGGCTCGCCTGGAGCCTGGCGCGTCCGGCACGTAAGTTAAAATATGCGGCCGATGAGGTGGCCAGCGGGAATCTGCGCCAGCATCCAGAGCTGGAGTCGGGGCCTCAGGAGTTTCTGGCTGCGGGGTCGAGCTTTAACCAGATGGTGAGCGCGCTGGAGCGGATGATGACCGGTCAGCAACGGCTGTTATCCGACATCAGCCATGAACTTCGTACCCCGCTGACCCGCCTGCAGCTGGCGACCGCACTGCTGCGCCGGCGTCAGGGCGAAAGTAAAGAGCTGGGCCGCATCGAAATGGAAGCGCAGCGTCTCGATGGCATGATCAACGACCTGCTGGTGCTGTCGCGCACCCAGCATAAAAATGCGCTGGTCAGCGAGGCGATGAAGGCGAATCAGCTGTGGAATGGGGTGCTGGAAGATGCGCGCTTTGAAGCTGAGCAGATGGGTAAGAAGATGGATATCCCCTATCCGCCTGGCCCGTGGCCGCTTTATGGCAACCCGCATGCGCTGGAGAGTGCGCTGGAAAATATCGTGCGCAACGCGCTGCGTTATTCCCACTCGCACATCAGCGTCAGCTTCTCGGTCGATATTTCCGGCATCACGGTGCATGTGGATGATGACGGTCCTGGCGTCAGCCCGGAAGATCGTGAACAGATTTTCCGTCCCTTCTACCGGACCGATGAAGCGCGCGACCGCGAGTCAGGCGGCACCGGTCTCGGCCTGGCGATCGTCGACACGGCCGTACAGCAGCATCGGGGCTGGGTAAAAGCCGATGACAGCCCGCTGGGCGGCCTGCGTCTCACCCTCTGGCTGCCGCTCTACTCCTCCGGCCGCCAATAA
- a CDS encoding CDP-diacylglycerol diphosphatase: MPIKRRAARLAAGLLVLVIAGMLAAAMHFKKNSDALWQIVSEQCLPGQQRHGDPAPCQRVDLSQHYAMLKDRNGPLQYLLIPTNRISGIESPTLLHPGTPNYFALAWHERSLLAQRHGSPVDDRVLSLAINAHYGRTQNQLHIHLSCLRADVRQQLDRLTPPRSDQWQRVTLRSHRYWLRTLTPEALAQQSAFIRLADEQPAARAEMGKYGLALAELRDGRLVLMTIEQNWLLLNRGSAEELQDHSCQLIAPTKKAA, encoded by the coding sequence ATGCCGATAAAACGTCGTGCAGCCCGTCTGGCTGCCGGTCTGCTGGTGCTGGTCATTGCGGGAATGCTGGCGGCTGCCATGCATTTCAAAAAGAACAGCGATGCGCTGTGGCAGATTGTCAGCGAACAATGTCTGCCCGGTCAGCAGCGTCATGGCGATCCCGCACCCTGTCAGCGCGTCGATCTCAGCCAGCACTATGCGATGCTGAAAGACCGCAACGGGCCGCTGCAGTATCTGCTGATCCCGACCAACAGGATCAGCGGCATCGAAAGCCCGACCTTACTCCATCCCGGCACGCCCAATTATTTTGCCCTTGCCTGGCATGAACGCTCCCTGCTGGCGCAGCGTCACGGTTCGCCTGTCGATGACCGGGTGCTCTCACTGGCGATTAATGCCCACTATGGGCGCACGCAGAATCAGCTGCACATTCATCTCTCCTGCCTGCGGGCCGATGTGCGTCAGCAGCTCGACCGGCTGACACCGCCGCGCAGCGATCAGTGGCAGCGCGTCACGCTGCGCAGTCACCGCTACTGGCTGCGTACCCTGACGCCGGAGGCGCTGGCGCAGCAGAGTGCGTTTATCCGGCTGGCAGACGAACAACCTGCCGCGCGGGCAGAGATGGGAAAATATGGGCTGGCTCTGGCGGAATTACGGGATGGGCGACTGGTGCTGATGACGATTGAGCAGAACTGGCTGCTGCTGAACAGGGGATCGGCGGAGGAGTTACAGGACCACAGCTGTCAGCTGATTGCGCCGACAAAAAAGGCGGCCTGA
- the cpxR gene encoding envelope stress response regulator transcription factor CpxR has translation MNKILLVDDDRELTSLLKELLEMEGFEVVVASDGEQALNLLDNSIDLLLLDVMMPKKNGIDTLKELRQQHQTPVIMLTARGSELDRVLGLELGADDYLPKPFNDRELVARIRAILRRSNWSEQQQQHDNSSPTLEVDCLRLNPGRQEASFNDVTLELTGTEFTLLYLLAQHLGQVVSREHLSQEVLGKRLTPFDRAIDMHISNLRRKLPERHDGHPWFKTLRGRGYLMVSAS, from the coding sequence ATGAATAAAATCCTGTTGGTAGATGACGACCGCGAATTAACTTCGCTTTTAAAAGAATTGTTAGAAATGGAAGGGTTTGAAGTGGTGGTCGCCAGCGATGGCGAACAGGCACTGAACCTGCTCGATAACTCTATTGATCTGCTTTTACTGGATGTCATGATGCCGAAGAAAAACGGTATCGACACCCTGAAAGAACTGCGTCAGCAACATCAGACCCCCGTCATCATGCTAACCGCGCGCGGCAGCGAGCTGGATCGCGTACTGGGCCTCGAACTGGGTGCAGATGACTATCTGCCTAAACCCTTTAACGATCGCGAACTGGTGGCGCGTATCCGCGCTATTCTGCGCCGCTCGAACTGGAGTGAGCAGCAGCAGCAGCACGACAACAGCTCTCCTACGCTGGAAGTCGACTGCCTGCGCCTCAATCCGGGTCGCCAGGAGGCCAGCTTTAACGATGTGACGCTGGAGCTTACCGGTACGGAGTTCACCCTGCTCTACCTGCTGGCACAGCATCTGGGCCAGGTGGTATCGCGTGAGCACCTGAGTCAGGAAGTGCTGGGCAAGCGCCTGACCCCTTTTGACCGCGCCATCGATATGCACATCTCCAATCTGCGTCGCAAACTGCCTGAGCGTCACGATGGTCATCCCTGGTTTAAAACCTTGCGGGGCCGCGGCTATCTGATGGTTTCAGCGTCATGA
- the cysE gene encoding serine O-acetyltransferase, translated as MSSDELELVWNNIKAEARALADCEPMLASFFHATLLKHENLGSALSYMLANKLANPIMPAIAIREIVEEAYREDPSMILSAAYDIQAVRQRDPAVDKYSTPLLYLKGFHALQAYRIGHWLWNEGRRALAVYLQNEISVSFAVDIHPAASIGHGIMLDHATGIVIGETAVVENDVSILQSVTLGGTGKTSGDRHPKIREGVMIGAGAKVLGNIEVGKGAKIGAGSVVLQPVPPHTTAAGVPARIVGKPGSDKPSMDMDQHFNGSLAGFQFGDGI; from the coding sequence ATGTCGTCTGATGAGTTAGAACTGGTCTGGAATAATATCAAAGCAGAAGCACGCGCCCTGGCTGATTGTGAGCCGATGCTGGCCAGCTTCTTTCACGCGACATTGCTTAAGCATGAAAATCTCGGCAGTGCACTGAGTTATATGCTGGCCAATAAGCTGGCGAATCCGATAATGCCCGCCATCGCTATTCGTGAGATCGTCGAAGAGGCTTACCGCGAAGATCCATCAATGATCCTGTCTGCAGCATACGATATTCAGGCCGTGCGTCAGCGCGACCCGGCGGTGGATAAATACTCTACGCCTCTGCTCTATCTCAAAGGTTTTCACGCCCTGCAGGCCTACCGCATTGGTCACTGGCTGTGGAATGAAGGCCGCCGCGCCCTGGCGGTCTATCTGCAGAATGAAATCTCTGTCTCCTTTGCCGTTGATATCCATCCGGCGGCCAGCATTGGTCATGGCATCATGCTCGACCATGCCACCGGCATCGTCATTGGTGAAACGGCCGTGGTGGAGAACGACGTTTCGATCCTGCAATCGGTGACGCTGGGCGGAACCGGCAAAACCAGTGGCGACCGTCATCCGAAGATCCGTGAGGGGGTGATGATTGGTGCCGGTGCAAAAGTTCTGGGGAATATTGAAGTGGGTAAAGGAGCAAAAATCGGTGCCGGTTCGGTGGTGCTACAGCCTGTACCGCCGCACACCACGGCAGCAGGCGTGCCCGCACGCATCGTCGGCAAGCCCGGCAGCGACAAGCCGTCGATGGATATGGATCAGCACTTCAACGGCAGCCTGGCGGGTTTTCAGTTTGGCGACGGCATCTAG
- a CDS encoding sulfate ABC transporter substrate-binding protein, whose translation MNKWSIGVTLLLASTSVLAKDIQLLNVSYDPTRELYEQYNKAFSAHYKQETGDNVVVRQSHGGSGKQATSVINGIRADVVTLALQSDVDAIAERGRIDKNWQQRLPDNSAPYTSTIVFLVRKGNPKGIHDWSDLTKPGVSVITPNPKTSGGARWNYLAAWGWALDHNNGDQAKALAYVRALFKNVEVQDSGARGATNTFVERGIGDVLIAWENEAYLAVNKLGKDKFEIVTPSESILAEPTVSVVDKVVDEKETRKVADAYLKYLYSPEGQTIAAQNYYRPRDAEIAKKFSSTFAPVKLFTVQDKFGGWAQAQKAHFADGGSYDKVMKP comes from the coding sequence ATGAACAAGTGGAGTATTGGCGTTACCCTGTTGCTGGCCTCGACCAGCGTTCTGGCGAAAGACATTCAGCTGTTAAACGTTTCCTACGACCCAACGCGTGAGCTGTACGAACAGTACAACAAAGCGTTCAGTGCGCACTATAAACAGGAAACCGGCGATAATGTTGTCGTACGTCAGTCACATGGCGGCTCCGGTAAGCAGGCGACCTCCGTCATCAACGGCATTCGTGCCGATGTGGTCACGCTGGCGTTGCAATCGGATGTCGATGCCATTGCCGAGCGGGGACGTATCGATAAAAACTGGCAACAGCGTCTGCCGGACAACTCTGCGCCTTATACCTCGACCATTGTCTTCCTGGTGCGTAAAGGGAACCCGAAAGGGATCCATGACTGGAGCGACCTGACGAAACCCGGCGTCTCCGTGATTACCCCCAACCCGAAAACCTCCGGCGGTGCACGCTGGAACTACCTGGCAGCCTGGGGCTGGGCGCTGGACCACAACAATGGCGATCAGGCAAAAGCCCTGGCGTACGTCAGAGCGCTGTTTAAAAACGTTGAGGTGCAGGATTCCGGGGCACGCGGCGCAACTAATACCTTCGTGGAGCGCGGGATTGGTGATGTGCTGATCGCCTGGGAAAATGAAGCCTACCTGGCGGTGAATAAGCTGGGCAAAGATAAGTTTGAGATTGTCACCCCGAGCGAATCCATTCTGGCGGAACCGACGGTGTCAGTGGTCGATAAAGTGGTGGACGAAAAAGAGACGCGCAAAGTCGCCGATGCCTACCTGAAGTATCTCTACTCGCCGGAAGGTCAGACGATTGCAGCACAGAACTACTATCGCCCGCGTGATGCTGAAATCGCGAAGAAATTCTCCAGCACCTTTGCGCCGGTGAAGCTGTTTACCGTTCAGGATAAGTTTGGCGGCTGGGCGCAGGCACAGAAAGCGCACTTTGCCGATGGCGGCAGCTACGACAAGGTCATGAAACCCTGA
- the pfkA gene encoding 6-phosphofructokinase produces MIKKIGVLTSGGDAPGMNAAIRGVVRSALSEGLEVFGIYDGYLGLYEDRMINLDRYSVSDMINRGGTFLGSARFPEFRNEDIRQVAIENMKKRGIDALVVIGGDGSYMGAKRLTEMGFPCIGLPGTIDNDVAGTDYTIGYFTALETVVEAIDRLRDTSSSHQRISIVEVMGRYCGDLTLAAAIAGGCEFIVLPEFPYTREELVAEIKAGIAKGKKHAIVAITEHICDIDDLARYIETETKRETRSTVLGHIQRGGAPCAYDRILASRMGAYSIELLMQGYGGRCVGIQNEKMVHHDIIDAIENMKRPFKRDWLDTAKKLY; encoded by the coding sequence ATGATCAAGAAAATTGGTGTATTAACCAGCGGCGGTGACGCCCCAGGCATGAACGCAGCTATTCGCGGAGTGGTACGTTCCGCGCTGAGTGAAGGACTGGAAGTTTTTGGGATCTATGACGGCTATCTGGGACTGTACGAAGATCGCATGATCAACCTCGATCGCTACAGCGTCTCTGACATGATCAATCGCGGCGGCACGTTCCTGGGCTCGGCGCGTTTTCCTGAGTTCCGTAACGAAGATATCCGTCAGGTCGCCATTGAGAACATGAAAAAGCGCGGCATCGATGCGCTGGTGGTGATTGGCGGTGATGGTTCCTATATGGGTGCCAAGCGACTGACTGAGATGGGCTTCCCCTGCATCGGTCTGCCCGGCACCATCGATAACGACGTTGCCGGAACAGATTACACCATCGGTTACTTCACTGCGCTGGAAACGGTGGTGGAAGCGATTGACCGCCTGCGTGATACCTCTTCTTCGCACCAGCGCATCTCTATCGTTGAAGTGATGGGCCGCTACTGTGGCGATCTGACGCTGGCGGCAGCGATTGCCGGTGGCTGTGAGTTCATCGTGCTGCCAGAGTTCCCCTACACCCGCGAAGAGCTGGTGGCGGAGATCAAAGCGGGCATCGCCAAAGGGAAGAAACATGCCATCGTGGCGATTACCGAGCACATCTGCGATATCGACGATCTGGCGCGTTACATCGAAACAGAAACCAAACGTGAAACCCGTTCGACCGTACTGGGTCACATTCAGCGTGGCGGTGCGCCCTGCGCCTATGACCGCATTCTGGCGTCGCGGATGGGTGCCTACTCCATTGAACTGCTGATGCAGGGTTATGGCGGCCGCTGCGTCGGTATTCAGAACGAGAAGATGGTCCATCACGACATCATTGACGCGATTGAAAACATGAAGCGTCCGTTCAAGCGTGACTGGCTCGACACCGCGAAAAAACTCTACTGA
- the tpiA gene encoding triose-phosphate isomerase, with amino-acid sequence MRHPLVMGNWKLNGSKQMTAELIAGLRKELSGVEGCGVAIAPPALYLEQAKHAISGSHIALGAQNVDVNLSGAFTGEVSAEMLKDIGAKYIIIGHSERRTYHKESDEFIAKKFAVLKAAGLVPVLCIGETEAENEAGKTEEVCARQLDAVLESQGAEAFKDAVIAYEPVWAIGTGKSATPAQAQAVHKFIRDHIAKKDAAIAEQVIIQYGGSVNDKNAAELFTQPDIDGALVGGASLKADAFAVIVKAAAAAKNA; translated from the coding sequence ATGCGACATCCACTGGTTATGGGTAACTGGAAGTTGAATGGCAGCAAGCAGATGACAGCTGAACTGATCGCCGGTCTGCGCAAGGAACTCTCTGGCGTTGAAGGTTGTGGCGTCGCGATTGCACCACCAGCGCTCTATCTCGAGCAGGCAAAACACGCTATCTCCGGCAGCCACATCGCCCTGGGTGCGCAGAATGTGGACGTTAACCTGTCTGGCGCCTTCACCGGTGAAGTCTCCGCAGAGATGCTGAAAGACATCGGTGCGAAATATATCATTATCGGTCACTCAGAACGCCGCACCTACCACAAAGAGAGCGACGAATTCATCGCGAAGAAATTCGCCGTGCTGAAAGCTGCGGGTCTGGTACCGGTGCTGTGCATCGGCGAAACCGAAGCGGAAAACGAAGCGGGTAAAACCGAAGAAGTCTGCGCGCGTCAGCTGGATGCTGTGCTGGAATCCCAGGGCGCAGAAGCCTTTAAAGATGCGGTCATCGCGTATGAGCCGGTCTGGGCTATCGGCACCGGCAAATCTGCCACCCCAGCGCAGGCACAGGCTGTCCACAAATTCATTCGTGATCATATCGCGAAGAAAGATGCGGCCATCGCAGAGCAGGTCATCATTCAGTATGGCGGCTCAGTGAACGACAAAAATGCGGCTGAGCTCTTCACCCAGCCTGACATCGATGGTGCGCTGGTTGGCGGTGCGTCACTGAAAGCGGACGCTTTCGCTGTCATCGTAAAAGCGGCAGCGGCGGCCAAAAACGCCTGA
- a CDS encoding general stress protein: MAEHRGGSGNFADNPQKASEAGKKGGQNSGGGNFKNDREKASEAGKKGGKK, from the coding sequence ATGGCAGAGCATCGTGGTGGTTCAGGTAATTTCGCAGATAATCCGCAAAAAGCGTCTGAAGCCGGTAAAAAAGGCGGCCAGAACAGCGGCGGCGGAAATTTTAAAAACGATCGTGAAAAAGCATCAGAAGCCGGGAAAAAAGGCGGCAAGAAGTAA
- the fieF gene encoding CDF family cation-efflux transporter FieF (FieF, a metal efflux transporter, is a member of the CDF (cation diffusion facilitator) family of transporters.), with protein sequence MQPSYGRLVKRAALAATILASVLLLVKIFAWWYTGSVSLLASLVDSLVDIAASLTNLLVVRYALQPADEDHTFGHGKAESLAALAQSMFISGSALFLFLTGLQHLASPNVLRAPDVGIAVTVVALSSTLILVAFQRWVVRKTRSQAIRADMLHYQSDVIMNGAILIALVLSSYGFARADALFALGIGLFILYSALRMGYEAVQSLLDRALPEEERQQILTLATTWPQVQGVHDLRTRQSGPTKFIQLHLELEDQLPLVQAHRVADQVEKALRKEFPGSDVIIHQDPCSVVPFEKQDSAGF encoded by the coding sequence ATGCAACCCTCTTATGGCCGACTGGTAAAGCGCGCTGCGCTTGCCGCTACCATTCTTGCTTCTGTGTTGTTACTCGTGAAAATCTTTGCCTGGTGGTACACCGGATCGGTGAGTCTGCTGGCCTCTCTGGTGGACTCGTTGGTCGATATCGCCGCCTCGCTCACTAATCTGCTGGTCGTACGCTATGCCCTGCAGCCGGCTGATGAAGATCATACCTTCGGCCATGGCAAAGCGGAGTCACTGGCCGCGCTGGCCCAGAGTATGTTTATTTCCGGTTCGGCCCTGTTCCTGTTTCTGACCGGCCTGCAGCATCTGGCCTCCCCCAATGTGCTGCGCGCACCGGACGTCGGGATTGCGGTGACCGTGGTGGCACTGAGTTCGACGCTGATCCTGGTCGCCTTTCAGCGCTGGGTGGTACGCAAAACCCGCAGTCAGGCAATCCGGGCCGATATGCTGCACTACCAGTCGGACGTCATCATGAACGGTGCCATTCTGATTGCGCTGGTGCTGAGCAGCTATGGCTTTGCGCGCGCAGACGCCCTGTTCGCGCTGGGGATTGGCCTGTTTATTCTCTACAGCGCGCTGCGTATGGGCTACGAGGCGGTGCAGTCGCTGCTGGACCGCGCGTTGCCGGAAGAGGAGCGGCAGCAGATCCTGACCCTCGCCACCACCTGGCCGCAGGTGCAGGGCGTTCACGATTTGCGCACCCGTCAGTCCGGGCCGACTAAATTTATTCAGCTTCATCTGGAGCTGGAGGATCAGCTGCCGCTGGTACAGGCGCATCGGGTTGCCGATCAGGTTGAGAAGGCGCTACGTAAAGAATTTCCCGGATCGGACGTAATTATCCATCAGGATCCCTGTTCTGTGGTACCGTTCGAGAAACAGGATTCTGCCGGTTTTTAA
- the secB gene encoding protein-export chaperone SecB, which produces MSEHNTNEMQFQIQRVFTKDISFEAPNAPQVFQKEWEPDVKLDLDTASSQLADEVYEVVLRVTVTANVGEETAFLCEVQQAGIFTISGIEGTQMAHCLGAYCPNILFPYARECITSLVSRGTFPQLNLAPVNFDALFMNYLQQQQGEEGAEHHQDA; this is translated from the coding sequence ATGTCAGAACATAACACCAACGAAATGCAATTCCAGATTCAGCGCGTCTTCACCAAAGATATCTCTTTTGAAGCGCCTAATGCCCCGCAGGTTTTCCAGAAAGAGTGGGAACCGGACGTTAAACTGGATCTGGACACTGCATCTTCTCAGCTGGCTGACGAAGTGTACGAAGTCGTCCTTCGTGTGACTGTAACCGCTAACGTGGGCGAAGAGACCGCTTTCCTGTGTGAAGTACAGCAGGCGGGTATTTTCACCATCAGCGGTATTGAAGGAACGCAGATGGCACATTGCCTGGGCGCTTACTGCCCGAACATCCTGTTCCCGTATGCCCGCGAATGTATTACCAGCCTGGTATCACGAGGTACCTTCCCGCAGCTGAACCTGGCACCGGTTAACTTTGATGCGCTGTTCATGAACTACCTGCAGCAGCAGCAAGGTGAAGAAGGTGCTGAACACCATCAGGATGCCTGA
- the grxC gene encoding glutaredoxin 3 encodes MANVEMYTKATCPYCHRAKALLTQKGVAFQEIPIDGDMAKREEMIKRSGRTTVPQIFIDAQHIGGCDDLFALDNREGLDPLLQA; translated from the coding sequence ATGGCAAACGTTGAAATGTATACCAAGGCCACCTGTCCTTACTGCCATCGGGCGAAGGCGCTGCTGACGCAAAAAGGCGTCGCGTTTCAGGAGATCCCTATCGATGGCGACATGGCGAAACGCGAAGAGATGATTAAGCGTAGCGGCCGTACCACCGTACCTCAGATTTTTATTGATGCGCAGCACATCGGCGGCTGCGACGACTTATTCGCGCTCGATAATCGCGAAGGTTTAGATCCCCTACTGCAGGCGTAA